Proteins found in one Enterococcus sp. 9D6_DIV0238 genomic segment:
- a CDS encoding DUF896 family protein, which yields MLSAEKMNRINELAKKAKESGLSEIEKEEQNQLRQEYLATFRSGMRHHIEGMKVVDPEGKDVTPDKLKKIQKQKGLHNRK from the coding sequence ATGCTATCAGCAGAAAAAATGAACCGTATCAACGAGCTTGCTAAAAAAGCGAAAGAAAGCGGATTATCAGAAATTGAAAAAGAAGAACAAAATCAACTTAGACAAGAATATTTGGCTACATTCCGCAGCGGTATGCGTCATCATATCGAAGGAATGAAAGTTGTAGACCCAGAAGGAAAAGATGTGACCCCAGATAAATTGAAGAAAATCCAAAAACAAAAAGGGCTGCATAATAGAAAATAA
- the tkt gene encoding transketolase yields the protein MFDNTDQLGVNTIRTLSIEAIQKANSGHPGLPMGAAPMAYALWTKHLKVNPKTSRNWADRDRFILSAGHGSAMLYSLLHLAGYNLSIDDLKGFRQWESLTPGHPEVHHTDGVEATTGPLGQGIAMAVGMAMAEAHTAAVYNRDSFPVIDHYTYALCGDGDLMEGVSQEASSMAGHMKLGKLIVLYDSNDISLDGPTSKAFTENVGARYEAYGWQHILVKDGNDLEAISKAIEAAKAETDKPTLIEVKTVIGFGSPKEGTSAVHGAPLGAEGITAAKAVYGWDYPDFTVPDEVAARFKETVVDEGEKAENKWNAMFENYTKEHPELAKQFKQAFADELPENWDSELPSYEVGTSAASRVTSKETIQALSKAIPSFWGGSADLSASNNTMVAAEKDFEPGQYEGRNIWFGVREFAMAAAMNGIQLHGGSRIYGGTFFVFTDYLRPAVRLAAIQHTPVTYVLTHDSVAVGEDGPTHEPVEQLASIRCMPGVQVIRPADGNETVAAWKIAMTTKDAPTILVLSRQNLPVIEGTKEHAGDLVKKGAYVISAQKGAKPEGILIATGSEVNLAIEAQKLLSEQGKDVSVVSMPSFDLFEKQSDEYKESVLPKEVTKRVAVEAASSFGWERYVGTEGTTVTIDHFGASAPGDLVLKEFGFTPENVSAKFNSL from the coding sequence TTGTTCGACAACACTGATCAATTAGGCGTCAATACCATTCGTACCTTAAGTATCGAAGCGATCCAAAAAGCTAATTCAGGTCATCCTGGATTACCAATGGGGGCAGCACCTATGGCCTATGCACTTTGGACAAAACATTTAAAAGTAAATCCTAAAACTTCAAGAAACTGGGCTGACAGAGACCGGTTCATTCTTTCTGCTGGTCATGGTTCGGCGATGTTATATAGTTTGCTTCATTTAGCAGGCTATAACCTTTCTATCGATGATTTGAAAGGGTTCCGTCAATGGGAAAGCCTAACTCCTGGTCACCCTGAAGTCCATCACACAGATGGTGTTGAAGCAACGACTGGTCCATTAGGTCAAGGTATTGCGATGGCTGTAGGAATGGCAATGGCTGAAGCACATACTGCTGCAGTTTATAATCGTGACAGCTTCCCTGTGATCGATCACTACACTTATGCACTTTGCGGTGATGGTGACTTGATGGAAGGTGTTTCTCAAGAAGCAAGTTCAATGGCTGGTCATATGAAACTCGGTAAATTGATCGTGTTATATGATTCAAATGATATTTCATTAGATGGTCCAACGTCTAAAGCATTCACTGAAAATGTCGGTGCACGCTATGAAGCTTATGGCTGGCAGCATATCCTCGTAAAAGATGGAAATGACCTAGAAGCTATTTCAAAAGCAATCGAAGCAGCCAAAGCTGAGACTGACAAACCCACATTGATCGAAGTGAAAACAGTGATTGGATTTGGCTCACCTAAAGAAGGAACGTCAGCTGTTCATGGAGCACCCCTGGGAGCAGAAGGTATTACTGCAGCGAAAGCAGTGTACGGCTGGGATTATCCAGATTTTACAGTTCCAGATGAAGTTGCAGCACGTTTCAAAGAAACAGTAGTTGATGAAGGCGAAAAGGCTGAGAACAAATGGAATGCAATGTTTGAGAACTATACAAAAGAACATCCTGAACTAGCAAAACAATTCAAACAAGCTTTTGCAGATGAACTTCCTGAAAATTGGGATAGTGAGTTGCCAAGTTATGAAGTTGGAACTAGTGCAGCAAGCCGTGTGACTAGTAAAGAAACGATTCAAGCTCTATCTAAAGCTATTCCTAGCTTCTGGGGCGGATCTGCTGATTTATCGGCCTCAAACAATACAATGGTTGCTGCTGAAAAAGATTTTGAACCTGGACAATATGAAGGCCGCAATATTTGGTTCGGTGTTCGTGAATTTGCTATGGCGGCGGCTATGAACGGTATTCAGCTACACGGAGGAAGCCGTATTTACGGAGGAACATTCTTTGTATTTACTGATTATCTCCGTCCGGCAGTTCGTTTAGCAGCTATTCAGCATACACCTGTGACGTATGTTTTGACACATGATTCAGTTGCGGTCGGAGAAGACGGTCCAACACACGAGCCTGTGGAACAATTGGCAAGCATTCGCTGCATGCCTGGTGTCCAAGTTATTCGTCCAGCAGATGGTAATGAAACAGTTGCAGCATGGAAGATCGCAATGACAACAAAAGATGCACCTACTATTTTAGTATTGAGCCGTCAAAATTTACCAGTCATTGAAGGCACTAAAGAACATGCAGGTGATCTTGTTAAAAAAGGTGCCTATGTGATATCAGCTCAAAAAGGAGCGAAACCTGAAGGTATTTTGATCGCAACAGGTTCTGAAGTTAATTTGGCAATCGAAGCGCAAAAATTGTTGTCAGAACAAGGAAAAGATGTTTCAGTTGTTTCAATGCCAAGTTTCGACTTATTTGAAAAACAATCAGATGAATACAAAGAATCTGTTCTCCCTAAAGAAGTAACTAAGCGAGTAGCAGTTGAAGCGGCTTCTTCATTCGGTTGGGAGCGTTATGTCGGCACTGAGGGTACAACGGTAACGATCGATCATTTCGGCGCTTCTGCACCAGGTGATCTAGTCTTAAAAGAGTTTGGTTTCACACCAGAAAATGTTTCTGCCAAATTCAACTCCTTATAA
- a CDS encoding glucosaminidase domain-containing protein, producing MDKKMTRSSRHQLNAKQRNSKKAASVIGTSLIFLPIAGNLLPLGAQATEYEQQEAVSQQAFIDSIGYSAASVASSNDLYASVMIAQALLESSYGTSGLASAPNYNLFGVKGSYGGQTVYMPTKEYLNGEWVTLTEPFRSYPSYADSFQDHANVLMSAHYAGAWRSNTTSYMDATAALTGRYATDPNYADKLNWLISTYGLTAYDWGSSETSVTATDQSTIGQSTETATISGQSYTVASGDTLWGIAENFGVSVDQLMAMNGLSAELITVGQTLQV from the coding sequence ATGGACAAGAAAATGACAAGAAGTAGCAGGCATCAACTTAATGCGAAGCAACGTAACAGCAAAAAAGCTGCATCGGTGATTGGAACGTCATTAATATTTTTACCAATTGCTGGGAATTTACTTCCATTAGGTGCACAAGCGACAGAGTATGAACAACAAGAAGCGGTTTCTCAACAAGCATTTATTGATTCTATTGGTTATTCAGCTGCTTCTGTAGCTAGTTCGAATGATTTATATGCATCTGTTATGATTGCCCAAGCTTTGCTAGAAAGTAGCTACGGTACATCAGGCTTAGCATCGGCGCCTAATTATAATTTATTTGGAGTGAAAGGTAGCTATGGTGGACAAACTGTCTACATGCCTACGAAAGAATATTTAAATGGAGAGTGGGTCACTCTTACCGAACCATTTAGAAGTTATCCTTCTTATGCAGATTCATTCCAGGACCATGCTAATGTTCTTATGAGCGCACACTATGCGGGTGCTTGGAGAAGCAATACGACGAGCTATATGGATGCTACAGCTGCTTTGACAGGACGTTATGCGACTGATCCCAATTATGCAGATAAATTAAATTGGTTGATTTCTACTTATGGATTAACAGCATACGATTGGGGCTCCTCTGAAACTTCGGTGACCGCAACTGATCAATCGACGATTGGCCAAAGCACTGAAACAGCAACTATTTCAGGACAATCTTACACAGTTGCTTCAGGAGATACCTTATGGGGGATTGCAGAAAACTTCGGTGTTTCTGTTGATCAACTGATGGCAATGAATGGATTATCTGCTGAGTTGATCACTGTTGGCCAAACTTTACAAGTATAG
- a CDS encoding 4-hydroxy-3-methylbut-2-enyl diphosphate reductase — MKIVNISPRGYCYGVVDAMVIARNASLDESLPRPIYILGMIVHNKHVTDAFESIGIHTLEGENREDILAQVDQGTVIFTAHGTSPKVKEMAIEKGLTVIDATCPDVMITHELIAEKAAEGYEIIYIGKKNHPEPEGALGVSPEHVHLVSNNDEIKHLELVADKIFVTNQTTMSQWDVSDLMDLIKEKYPNVLIHKDICKATQVRQEAVVEQAKGCDLTIVVGDPKSNNSNRLAQVSIEQAGVNAYRISDVSQIDPAWLLNVETIAVTAGASTPTQIVREVIEYLKEFDPNDPQTHKKESTTVPEAILPRPRIKDLTKNRQRRLEELRSGKR; from the coding sequence ATGAAAATAGTAAATATTAGTCCTAGAGGCTATTGTTACGGCGTTGTTGATGCTATGGTCATCGCCAGAAATGCTTCTCTTGATGAAAGCTTGCCTCGCCCTATCTATATTTTAGGAATGATCGTTCATAACAAGCATGTCACTGATGCCTTTGAAAGTATTGGTATCCATACATTAGAAGGTGAAAATCGTGAAGATATCTTAGCGCAAGTCGATCAAGGGACTGTTATTTTCACTGCTCACGGAACATCCCCTAAAGTAAAAGAAATGGCTATTGAAAAAGGCTTGACGGTTATCGATGCGACTTGCCCTGACGTGATGATCACTCATGAGTTGATTGCTGAGAAAGCCGCTGAAGGCTATGAAATTATTTACATCGGTAAAAAAAATCACCCAGAGCCAGAAGGAGCACTCGGTGTTTCTCCTGAACATGTTCATCTAGTATCGAATAACGATGAAATCAAACATTTAGAATTAGTTGCTGATAAGATTTTTGTTACGAACCAGACAACAATGAGCCAATGGGACGTCAGTGATTTAATGGATTTGATCAAAGAAAAATATCCCAATGTGTTGATTCACAAAGATATTTGTAAAGCAACACAAGTTCGACAAGAAGCAGTTGTCGAACAAGCGAAGGGTTGTGACCTGACGATCGTTGTAGGAGATCCTAAAAGCAACAATAGTAATCGATTAGCTCAAGTTTCGATCGAACAAGCAGGTGTCAATGCTTATCGTATCTCGGATGTTTCTCAAATAGATCCCGCTTGGCTTTTGAATGTTGAGACGATAGCCGTGACCGCTGGGGCCTCAACCCCAACTCAAATCGTTCGAGAAGTAATCGAGTATTTAAAAGAATTCGATCCAAATGATCCACAAACACATAAAAAAGAATCAACAACGGTTCCTGAAGCAATATTACCAAGACCTAGAATCAAGGACTTGACCAAAAATCGACAACGACGTTTAGAAGAATTACGCTCAGGAAAACGTTAA